Proteins from a genomic interval of Verrucomicrobium sp.:
- a CDS encoding N-acetylmuramoyl-L-alanine amidase, which yields MFGGLFSAWCAPVLAAGLFSGLFGKHADVPVTQAGGSPNPWFWMARYDGALTRSQFEASLRLFDPGRALVPLLKIDDQGFTLYPSGAERRVEQFHLAFATAGKEKAPWRYRTPAQFRAAPKPEGKPLQGLRIAIDPGHIGGDWGQVEDRSTLYPGVGRIQEGDMNLITARLLEKRLTALGATVFPTRRDTDPVTDLRPADLREEALAALLDWKPRWKVIPPSQRERVLRGHIEEMSHLLFERKYEFLARGAKIRRSFQPDVTLVLYINATPSSGRCRLVSDNRNIFFVEGAYTPQEALDPDEQLRLFYKVLDRVTPVEYEVAASIARAFTAATRLKPVEYGNTATTRLVDPGNYYVVARNLGANRQYDGPVVTTEPYFMNNATVARRLVAGDYEGERLFRGRFYPSIFREYADCVVAGLLDAYGPAGDKGAASNSVASLK from the coding sequence ATGTTCGGTGGATTATTTTCCGCCTGGTGCGCCCCCGTCCTGGCCGCCGGGCTTTTTTCGGGGCTCTTCGGCAAGCATGCCGACGTGCCCGTGACCCAGGCCGGGGGCAGCCCTAACCCGTGGTTTTGGATGGCCCGCTATGACGGGGCGCTCACCCGCTCCCAGTTCGAGGCGTCCCTGCGCCTCTTCGACCCCGGCCGCGCGCTGGTTCCCCTGCTGAAGATCGACGACCAGGGCTTCACCCTCTACCCCAGCGGCGCGGAGCGGCGCGTGGAGCAGTTCCACCTGGCCTTCGCCACGGCGGGGAAGGAAAAGGCCCCCTGGCGCTACCGGACGCCCGCCCAGTTCCGCGCCGCCCCGAAGCCGGAGGGCAAGCCGCTCCAGGGCCTGCGCATCGCCATCGACCCCGGCCACATCGGCGGGGACTGGGGGCAGGTGGAGGACCGCTCCACCCTCTATCCCGGCGTGGGCCGCATCCAGGAGGGGGACATGAACCTCATCACCGCCCGCCTTTTGGAAAAGCGGCTGACCGCCCTGGGCGCCACCGTCTTCCCCACCCGCCGGGACACCGACCCCGTCACCGACCTGCGCCCCGCCGACCTGCGGGAGGAGGCGCTGGCCGCGCTCCTGGACTGGAAGCCGCGCTGGAAGGTGATCCCGCCGAGCCAGCGGGAGCGCGTGCTGCGCGGGCACATCGAGGAGATGAGCCACCTCCTCTTCGAGCGCAAATACGAGTTCCTGGCCCGCGGGGCGAAGATCCGCCGCTCCTTCCAGCCGGACGTCACCCTGGTCCTCTACATCAACGCCACTCCTTCCAGCGGCCGCTGCCGCCTGGTCTCCGACAACCGGAACATCTTCTTCGTCGAGGGGGCCTACACGCCGCAGGAGGCCCTGGACCCGGACGAGCAGCTCCGGCTTTTCTACAAGGTCCTGGACCGGGTCACGCCGGTGGAATACGAGGTGGCCGCCTCCATCGCGCGGGCCTTCACCGCCGCCACCCGGCTCAAGCCGGTCGAATACGGCAACACGGCGACGACCCGCCTGGTCGACCCCGGCAACTATTACGTGGTGGCCCGCAATTTGGGCGCCAACCGGCAGTACGACGGCCCGGTGGTGACGACGGAGCCCTATTTCATGAACAACGCCACGGTGGCCCGCCGCCTGGTGGCGGGCGATTACGAGGGGGAACGCCTCTTCCGCGGCCGCTTCTACCCGAGCATCTTCCGCGAATACGCCGACTGCGTGGTGGCCGGACTCCTGGACGCCTACGGCCCGGCGGGGGACAAGGGCGCGGCCTCGAACTCCGTCGCCAGCCTGAAGTAG
- the lysA gene encoding diaminopimelate decarboxylase: MHHFHLQNGGLHVEGVSLDALAKKHGTPLYVYSGNTILDHFRRLRQAMAPVDPMICYAVKANSNLAVLRLLAKEGSGFDVVSGGELYRAQQAGADPARCTFAGVGKTRAEIEQALRAGIYCFNVESEPELRFINEVAGRLKKKAPVAVRVNPNVDAGTHKKITTGTYENKFGIAFEEVAALYRAASRLPHLHLRGVQMHIGSQITGPKPFVAAVKKMAPLVRELKAAYGIEFFDVGGGLGIVYDRALESGEKKWWKGRQPAMTPDVYARHLLPLLKPLGLRILMEPGRFLVGNAGVLLTEVLYVKKTGRKNFVIVDAAMNDLIRPAFYDSYHEIVPLQPRGGKALSSDVVGPVCESGDFFCHDRPLAPVRSGDRLALLSAGAYGFTMASNYNTRPRAAEVLVNGGKPRLVRRREELADLLKGESA; encoded by the coding sequence ATGCACCATTTCCATCTTCAGAACGGCGGCCTGCACGTGGAGGGAGTCTCCCTTGACGCCCTGGCCAAGAAGCACGGCACCCCCCTCTACGTCTATTCCGGCAACACCATCCTGGACCACTTCCGCCGCCTGCGGCAGGCGATGGCGCCGGTCGATCCCATGATCTGCTATGCCGTGAAGGCCAATTCCAACCTGGCCGTCCTCCGCCTCCTGGCGAAGGAGGGGAGCGGCTTCGACGTCGTCAGCGGCGGGGAGCTCTACCGCGCCCAGCAGGCGGGGGCCGACCCGGCCCGCTGCACCTTCGCCGGCGTGGGGAAGACCCGCGCGGAAATCGAGCAGGCGCTGCGCGCCGGCATCTACTGCTTCAACGTGGAGAGCGAGCCCGAGCTGCGCTTCATCAACGAGGTGGCGGGCCGCCTCAAGAAGAAGGCCCCCGTGGCCGTCCGCGTGAACCCGAACGTCGACGCGGGCACGCACAAGAAGATCACCACCGGCACCTACGAGAACAAGTTCGGCATCGCCTTCGAGGAAGTCGCCGCCCTCTACCGCGCCGCCTCCCGCCTGCCGCACCTGCATTTGCGCGGCGTGCAGATGCATATCGGCTCCCAGATCACCGGGCCGAAGCCCTTCGTCGCCGCGGTGAAGAAGATGGCTCCCCTGGTCCGCGAGCTGAAGGCGGCCTACGGCATCGAGTTCTTCGACGTCGGCGGCGGCCTGGGCATCGTCTACGACCGCGCCCTGGAAAGCGGCGAGAAGAAGTGGTGGAAGGGCCGCCAGCCCGCCATGACGCCGGACGTCTACGCCCGGCACCTGCTGCCCCTCCTCAAGCCCCTGGGCCTGCGCATCCTCATGGAGCCGGGCCGCTTCCTGGTGGGCAACGCCGGGGTCCTCCTCACCGAGGTGCTCTACGTGAAGAAGACCGGCCGGAAGAACTTCGTCATCGTCGACGCGGCGATGAACGACCTCATCCGCCCCGCCTTCTACGACTCCTACCACGAGATCGTCCCCCTCCAGCCCCGGGGCGGCAAGGCCCTGAGCAGCGACGTCGTCGGCCCCGTCTGCGAGTCGGGCGACTTCTTCTGCCACGACCGCCCGCTGGCCCCCGTCCGCTCCGGCGACCGCCTGGCCCTTTTGAGCGCGGGCGCCTACGGCTTCACCATGGCCTCCAACTACAACACCCGTCCCCGCGCCGCCGAGGTGCTGGTCAACGGCGGCAAGCCCCGGCTGGTCCGCCGCCGGGAGGAGCTGGCCGACCTGCTGAAGGGGGAAAGCGCGTGA
- the dapF gene encoding diaminopimelate epimerase, whose amino-acid sequence MKLPFVKMTGAGNDFVMVDNRALSFPLDKERIAALCDRRFGIGADGLLAVEPGAEGADFRMRYYNADGGEAEMCGNGARCFAQYVRHLGAAAGQATSFLTPAGRIEARYEGEEIQLTLTPPQDWKLSQTLDTPAGPLEVHSVNTGVPHAVVFVPDVAAVDVATLGAALRRHAAFAPKGTNANFVQVTGADSLRVRTFERGVEGETLACGTGVVASALLAHRLGKVAAPVRVTVEGRAILTVGFQEGYQNVTLQGPALVVYTGEISWN is encoded by the coding sequence GTGAAGCTCCCCTTCGTCAAGATGACCGGGGCGGGGAACGACTTCGTCATGGTCGACAACCGCGCCCTTTCCTTCCCCCTGGACAAGGAGCGGATCGCCGCCCTGTGCGACCGCCGCTTCGGCATCGGCGCCGACGGCCTGCTGGCCGTGGAGCCGGGCGCGGAGGGGGCCGACTTCCGCATGCGCTACTACAACGCCGACGGCGGCGAGGCCGAGATGTGCGGCAACGGCGCGCGGTGCTTCGCCCAATACGTCCGCCACCTCGGCGCGGCCGCCGGGCAGGCCACCTCCTTCCTTACCCCCGCCGGGCGGATCGAGGCCCGTTACGAGGGGGAGGAAATCCAGCTCACCCTCACCCCGCCGCAGGACTGGAAGCTTTCCCAGACCCTCGACACCCCCGCCGGGCCGCTGGAAGTCCACTCTGTCAACACCGGCGTGCCCCACGCCGTCGTCTTCGTGCCGGACGTGGCGGCGGTCGACGTCGCCACCCTCGGCGCCGCCCTGCGCCGCCACGCGGCGTTCGCGCCGAAGGGGACCAACGCCAACTTCGTCCAGGTCACCGGGGCCGATTCCCTGCGCGTCCGCACCTTCGAGCGCGGCGTGGAGGGGGAGACCCTGGCCTGCGGCACCGGCGTCGTCGCCTCCGCCCTGCTGGCCCACCGCCTCGGCAAAGTCGCCGCGCCGGTCCGCGTCACCGTGGAGGGGCGCGCCATCCTCACCGTCGGCTTCCAGGAGGGCTACCAGAACGTCACCCTCCAGGGCCCGGCCCTCGTCGTCTATACCGGAGAAATCTCATGGAACTAG
- the dapA gene encoding 4-hydroxy-tetrahydrodipicolinate synthase — protein sequence MELVLHGVYTALVTPFRDGKVDEAAFRRLVEEQVAGGVTGIVPVGTTGESPTLDYDEHFRVIQLAVETAQGRVAVLAGTGSNSTAEAIKLSQGAQDLGADGLLVVTPYYNKPSQEGLYRYYTDVAEATKIPLVLYSVPGRCGVEIGVETAARLAAHPRIVALKEAGGNVDRGSALRQAVPESFALFSGDDGLTLPFLSVGAVGVISVASNLVPREVVALVQEWRAGKFAEAEARHRRLYPLFRDLFIESNPVPVKTALARQGWMTADVRGPLAPVSAASLAKLEVTLAALGEAR from the coding sequence ATGGAACTAGTTTTGCACGGCGTCTACACCGCCCTCGTCACCCCCTTCCGCGACGGCAAGGTCGACGAAGCCGCTTTCCGCCGTCTCGTCGAGGAACAGGTCGCCGGAGGCGTCACCGGCATCGTGCCGGTCGGCACCACCGGGGAATCGCCCACCCTGGACTATGACGAGCACTTCCGCGTCATCCAGCTGGCGGTGGAGACGGCGCAGGGCCGCGTCGCCGTCCTGGCGGGGACCGGCTCCAACAGCACCGCGGAGGCCATCAAGCTCTCCCAAGGCGCGCAGGACCTGGGGGCCGACGGCCTCCTCGTCGTCACCCCCTATTACAACAAGCCGAGCCAGGAAGGCCTCTACCGCTACTACACCGACGTGGCGGAGGCGACGAAGATCCCCCTCGTCCTCTACAGCGTCCCCGGACGCTGCGGCGTGGAGATCGGCGTGGAGACGGCGGCCCGCCTGGCCGCCCACCCGCGCATCGTCGCGCTGAAGGAGGCGGGCGGCAACGTCGACCGCGGCAGCGCGCTGCGCCAGGCCGTGCCGGAATCCTTCGCCCTCTTCTCCGGGGACGACGGGCTGACCCTCCCGTTCCTCTCCGTCGGCGCGGTCGGCGTCATCAGCGTCGCCTCCAACCTCGTCCCCCGGGAAGTCGTCGCCCTCGTCCAGGAATGGCGCGCCGGGAAATTTGCCGAGGCGGAGGCGCGCCACCGCCGCCTCTACCCGCTCTTCCGCGACCTCTTTATCGAGAGCAACCCCGTCCCCGTGAAGACCGCCCTGGCCCGCCAAGGGTGGATGACCGCCGACGTGCGCGGCCCGCTGGCTCCGGTGAGCGCGGCCAGCCTGGCCAAGCTGGAGGTTACCCTGGCCGCCCTGGGAGAGGCCCGCTGA
- the dapB gene encoding 4-hydroxy-tetrahydrodipicolinate reductase — protein sequence MKIAVVGAAGRLGSAIVRLGGEETAPVRRGDDLAAAVRAASAVIDVSHHSLTGALVDAALAAGRGLVIGTTGHPEAELARLREASAKIPVLLAPNFSVGVTLLGFLAQKAAEVLRDYDQEIVEMHHRHKKDAPSGTARRLAEVLCAVKGKPYAALVRDGRSGETGARTADEIGLHALRGGDVIGDHTVVFAGEGERIELTHKASTRDTFAVGALRAARWIAGKPPGWYGMEDALGLKI from the coding sequence ATGAAGATCGCCGTCGTCGGCGCCGCCGGGCGCCTCGGTTCCGCCATCGTTCGCCTGGGCGGGGAGGAAACCGCGCCCGTCCGCCGCGGCGACGACCTGGCCGCCGCCGTCCGCGCCGCTTCCGCCGTCATCGACGTCAGCCACCACAGCCTGACCGGCGCGCTGGTGGACGCGGCCCTCGCGGCGGGCAGGGGCCTAGTCATCGGCACCACCGGCCATCCGGAGGCCGAGCTGGCCCGCCTGCGGGAAGCCTCCGCGAAGATCCCCGTCCTCCTGGCGCCGAACTTCTCCGTCGGCGTCACCCTCCTGGGCTTCCTGGCGCAAAAGGCCGCCGAAGTCCTGCGGGACTACGACCAGGAGATCGTCGAGATGCACCACCGGCACAAGAAGGACGCCCCCAGCGGCACCGCCCGCCGCCTGGCGGAGGTCCTCTGCGCCGTGAAGGGGAAGCCCTACGCCGCGCTGGTCCGCGACGGCCGCTCCGGGGAAACCGGGGCGCGCACGGCGGACGAGATCGGTCTCCACGCCCTGCGGGGAGGAGACGTCATCGGGGACCACACCGTCGTCTTCGCCGGGGAAGGGGAGCGGATCGAGCTGACCCACAAGGCCTCCACCCGGGACACCTTCGCCGTGGGCGCGCTGCGCGCCGCCCGCTGGATCGCGGGGAAGCCGCCCGGCTGGTACGGGATGGAAGACGCCTTGGGCCTGAAGATTTAA
- a CDS encoding superoxide dismutase, giving the protein MSITRRQALRTAFSAAAVSLAGTSLFRPFLAQAAPAPAAAPAPAGPYVLPPLSYAYDALEPYVDAETMHLHHDKHHAAYVAKLNEAVAAYPELGKKPVDELLRDFQAVPDAIKKAVRNQGGGHANHSLFWKTLAKNGGSGPKGELAAAIDRDLGGLEKFQADFTKEALGVFGSGWAWVIVDPLTKKLSLESTPNQDSPLLEGKTPLFGLDVWEHAYYLKYKNKRPDYAAAFWKVLNWDYVSGQYADLKKA; this is encoded by the coding sequence ATGAGCATCACGCGCCGCCAAGCCCTCCGCACCGCCTTCTCCGCCGCCGCCGTTTCCCTGGCCGGGACCTCCCTCTTCCGGCCTTTCCTAGCCCAGGCCGCCCCGGCTCCCGCCGCCGCGCCGGCGCCCGCCGGTCCCTACGTCCTGCCGCCGCTCTCCTACGCCTACGACGCGCTGGAGCCGTACGTCGACGCCGAGACGATGCACCTCCATCACGACAAGCACCACGCCGCCTACGTCGCCAAGCTGAACGAGGCCGTCGCCGCCTACCCGGAACTGGGAAAAAAACCGGTCGACGAGCTCCTGCGCGATTTCCAGGCCGTGCCGGACGCCATCAAGAAAGCCGTCCGCAACCAGGGCGGCGGACATGCCAACCATTCCCTCTTCTGGAAGACCCTGGCGAAGAACGGCGGCTCCGGCCCGAAGGGTGAGCTGGCCGCCGCCATCGACCGCGACCTGGGCGGCCTGGAAAAGTTCCAGGCCGACTTCACGAAGGAGGCCCTGGGCGTCTTCGGCAGCGGCTGGGCGTGGGTCATCGTCGATCCGTTGACGAAGAAGCTTTCCCTGGAATCGACGCCGAACCAGGACAGCCCGCTTTTGGAGGGGAAGACCCCGCTCTTCGGCCTCGACGTCTGGGAGCACGCCTACTACCTGAAGTACAAGAACAAGCGGCCGGACTACGCGGCGGCGTTCTGGAAGGTTCTCAACTGGGACTACGTTTCCGGCCAATACGCCGATTTGAAGAAGGCCTGA
- a CDS encoding SDR family oxidoreductase, which produces MKVAVVTGAAGFLGSHLTDRLLAEGYRVIGLDDYVTGNSVNLAHLANDPRFQFQEQDVTEFIEIPGQVDYVFHFASPASPIDYLQVPIPTLKVGALGTHNSLGLAKAKKASFFLASTSECYGDPLVHPQTEDYWGNVNPIGPRGCYDEAKRFAEAMTMAYHRYHHVDTHIVRIFNTYGPRMRLQDGRVVPAFLGQALQGQPLTVFGDGSQTRSFCYVSDLIDGIFRLSRADYHEPVNIGNPLELTIKEFAERIVRLTGTKSAISYQPLPTDDPKQRRPDITRAKTLLGWEPKVDLEAGLRETIAYFKTRLAEVVP; this is translated from the coding sequence ATGAAAGTTGCCGTCGTGACCGGAGCCGCCGGTTTCCTGGGAAGCCATTTAACCGACCGTCTCCTGGCGGAAGGGTATCGCGTCATCGGCCTGGACGATTACGTCACCGGCAATTCGGTCAACCTGGCCCATCTGGCCAACGACCCCCGTTTCCAGTTCCAGGAGCAGGACGTCACCGAGTTCATCGAGATCCCGGGCCAGGTCGATTACGTCTTCCACTTCGCCTCCCCCGCCAGCCCGATCGATTACCTCCAGGTGCCGATCCCCACGCTGAAAGTCGGCGCCCTGGGCACCCACAACAGCCTGGGCCTGGCCAAGGCGAAGAAGGCTTCCTTCTTCCTGGCCTCCACCTCCGAGTGCTACGGCGACCCCCTCGTCCACCCGCAGACGGAAGACTACTGGGGCAACGTCAACCCCATCGGGCCGCGCGGCTGCTATGACGAGGCCAAGCGCTTCGCCGAGGCGATGACGATGGCCTACCACCGCTACCACCACGTCGACACGCACATCGTCCGCATCTTCAACACCTACGGGCCCCGCATGCGCCTGCAGGACGGCCGCGTCGTCCCCGCCTTCCTGGGGCAGGCCCTCCAGGGGCAGCCGCTCACCGTCTTCGGCGACGGGAGCCAGACCCGCAGCTTCTGCTACGTCTCCGACCTGATCGACGGCATCTTCCGCCTCTCCCGGGCCGACTACCACGAGCCGGTGAACATCGGCAATCCGCTGGAGCTGACCATCAAGGAATTCGCCGAGCGGATCGTCCGCCTCACCGGCACGAAGAGCGCCATCTCCTACCAGCCGCTGCCGACCGACGATCCCAAGCAGCGCCGCCCGGACATCACCCGCGCCAAGACCCTCCTGGGCTGGGAGCCGAAGGTCGACCTGGAAGCGGGCCTGCGGGAAACCATCGCCTACTTCAAAACCCGCCTTGCGGAGGTCGTTCCTTAG
- a CDS encoding S41 family peptidase, translating into MKTRFPMRAGAVLWTAFFFVAAGVGFLQAAPDAANTPLSPDIPPGSSSPVFTAPAAQSGLGVGGTPVPENEGHPSDDKEYYTKLFNRVLELVRRDYVDADKATYRKLVYAALAGMLGSLDPHSQFLEEEDFAMMERDTHGLFTGLGLILGLDKNNSMVVVSALEDTPASRAGLLPGDHILRINGVSTQKMPFAVAIRALRGKRGDQVHLTVYRPQSFLAKATDESGDKTPEASLNIFDVTLTRELLQVDTVKEVRVLPSTGPNQPRIGYIRIEQFAEDTAADFAKALQTLKDQDVQALVLDLRNNPGGVLQAAVDIAGSFLPRGTVIVSTTGRAAAARHEFAARLSGPPATYPVAVLVNEYSASGPEMVSGALQDLRRAVIVGQPTFGKGSMQSVISLGDSVGIRLTTAKYYTPNHRLINERGITPDILVPVTTREQRDLVLLHSPSLLTPEQKTEIANFRDTQLERAVIALRGVLLHDARSAQDAAPPIPKALPPAPEPEVVFPAIPVTPPADASAAPAPSPAGTNSPAANGAALPPPPSPEIVLPAKSAAPPAAAPAAVPVENPAPQEVAPLKATPVPASDPAAPPLPQGGDSSD; encoded by the coding sequence GTGAAGACGCGCTTTCCCATGCGTGCGGGCGCGGTCCTTTGGACGGCCTTTTTCTTTGTGGCCGCCGGGGTGGGTTTTTTGCAGGCCGCCCCGGACGCGGCCAACACGCCGCTTTCCCCGGACATCCCGCCGGGCAGCTCCAGCCCCGTCTTCACCGCGCCGGCGGCGCAGAGCGGCCTGGGCGTCGGCGGCACGCCCGTGCCGGAGAACGAGGGCCACCCCTCCGACGATAAGGAATACTACACGAAGCTCTTCAACCGGGTCCTGGAACTGGTCCGCCGCGACTACGTCGACGCGGACAAGGCCACCTACCGCAAGCTCGTCTACGCCGCCCTGGCCGGCATGCTCGGCTCCCTCGACCCGCACAGCCAGTTCCTGGAGGAAGAGGACTTCGCCATGATGGAGCGGGACACCCACGGCCTCTTCACCGGCCTGGGCCTCATCCTGGGCCTGGACAAGAACAACTCGATGGTCGTCGTCTCCGCATTGGAGGACACGCCCGCCTCCCGCGCCGGGCTCCTGCCGGGGGACCACATCCTGCGCATCAACGGCGTCTCCACGCAGAAGATGCCCTTCGCCGTCGCCATCCGCGCCCTGCGCGGCAAGCGCGGGGACCAGGTCCACCTTACCGTCTACCGGCCGCAGTCCTTCCTGGCCAAGGCCACCGACGAGAGCGGCGACAAGACGCCGGAAGCCTCCCTCAACATCTTCGACGTGACCCTCACGCGGGAACTTCTCCAGGTCGACACGGTGAAGGAAGTCCGCGTCCTGCCCTCCACCGGCCCCAACCAGCCCCGCATCGGCTACATCCGCATCGAGCAGTTCGCGGAGGACACCGCCGCCGACTTCGCCAAGGCCCTCCAGACCCTCAAAGACCAGGACGTCCAGGCCCTCGTCCTGGACCTGCGGAACAATCCCGGCGGCGTCCTCCAGGCCGCCGTCGACATCGCGGGCTCCTTCCTGCCGCGGGGCACCGTCATCGTCTCCACCACCGGCCGGGCCGCCGCCGCCCGGCACGAGTTCGCCGCGCGCCTGTCCGGGCCGCCCGCCACCTACCCCGTGGCCGTCCTGGTCAACGAATACAGCGCCAGCGGGCCGGAAATGGTCTCCGGGGCGCTGCAGGACCTGCGCCGCGCCGTCATCGTCGGCCAGCCCACCTTCGGCAAGGGGTCGATGCAGAGCGTCATCAGCCTGGGGGACAGCGTCGGCATCCGCCTGACCACGGCGAAGTATTACACCCCCAACCACCGCCTCATCAACGAGCGCGGCATCACGCCGGACATCCTGGTCCCCGTCACCACGCGGGAGCAGCGGGACCTGGTCCTCCTTCACTCCCCCTCGCTCCTCACCCCGGAACAGAAGACGGAGATCGCCAACTTCCGCGACACCCAGCTGGAGCGCGCCGTCATCGCCCTGCGCGGCGTCCTCCTCCACGACGCGCGCTCCGCGCAGGACGCCGCGCCGCCGATCCCCAAGGCCCTTCCCCCCGCGCCGGAGCCGGAAGTCGTCTTCCCGGCGATTCCCGTGACGCCTCCGGCCGACGCGTCCGCCGCCCCCGCGCCTTCCCCTGCCGGGACGAACTCCCCCGCCGCAAACGGCGCGGCATTGCCGCCGCCCCCGTCGCCGGAAATCGTCCTGCCCGCCAAGTCGGCCGCGCCTCCCGCCGCCGCACCGGCCGCCGTGCCGGTGGAGAATCCCGCGCCCCAGGAAGTCGCCCCGCTGAAGGCCACCCCCGTCCCGGCCAGCGATCCGGCGGCCCCGCCGCTGCCCCAGGGCGGCGACTCCTCCGACTGA
- the tsaD gene encoding tRNA (adenosine(37)-N6)-threonylcarbamoyltransferase complex transferase subunit TsaD, translating to MAWLGIETSCDESAASVIEASGRSLRILSSLVGSQVARHRPYGGVVPEVAVREHLRNLPVLVPSALEEAGIAPEALEGIAVTQGPGLATSLLVGHAYARGLGLRLGLPVRGINHLEGHLLSPFFDDAGGAAFPFVGLVVSGGHTLLVEARGWGDYVRLGGTVDDAAGEVFDKVARLLGLGYPGGPEIEGIAREGDALAHDFPQSFPERDNFNFSFSGLKTSVRYFLEKHPEKLADRAFVADVAASFQRAVVEVLIRKAVRAARARGVKAVAMAGGVACNGALRAALGAAVEKAGLRLAVAPASLCTDNAAMIAGIAALKQAAGAVPDGVPDDVDPNLSLFASRAV from the coding sequence ATGGCCTGGCTCGGCATCGAGACTTCCTGTGACGAGAGCGCGGCCTCCGTCATCGAGGCGTCCGGGCGCTCCCTGCGCATCCTCTCCTCCCTGGTCGGCTCCCAGGTGGCCCGCCACCGCCCCTACGGCGGCGTGGTGCCGGAAGTCGCCGTGCGGGAACATCTGCGGAATCTCCCCGTCCTGGTCCCCAGCGCGCTGGAGGAGGCCGGAATCGCCCCCGAGGCGCTGGAGGGAATCGCCGTCACCCAGGGGCCTGGCCTGGCCACCTCCCTCCTGGTCGGCCATGCCTACGCGCGCGGCCTCGGCCTGCGGCTGGGCCTGCCCGTGCGGGGGATCAACCATTTGGAAGGCCACCTCCTCTCCCCGTTCTTTGACGACGCGGGCGGGGCGGCCTTCCCGTTCGTCGGCCTGGTGGTCAGCGGCGGGCACACCCTCCTGGTCGAGGCGCGCGGCTGGGGCGATTACGTGCGGCTGGGCGGCACCGTGGACGACGCGGCGGGGGAAGTCTTCGACAAGGTGGCGCGGCTCCTGGGCCTCGGCTATCCCGGCGGACCGGAGATCGAGGGGATCGCCCGGGAAGGGGACGCCCTCGCGCATGACTTCCCGCAGAGCTTCCCGGAGCGGGACAACTTCAACTTCAGCTTCAGCGGGCTGAAGACCTCCGTCCGCTACTTCCTGGAAAAGCACCCGGAGAAGCTGGCCGACCGCGCCTTCGTCGCCGACGTGGCCGCCTCCTTTCAGCGGGCCGTCGTCGAGGTGCTGATCCGCAAGGCCGTCCGCGCCGCCCGGGCCCGCGGTGTGAAGGCGGTGGCCATGGCGGGGGGCGTCGCCTGCAACGGCGCGCTCCGCGCCGCGCTGGGAGCGGCGGTGGAAAAGGCGGGTCTGCGCCTCGCCGTCGCGCCCGCCTCCCTCTGCACGGACAACGCCGCCATGATTGCCGGAATCGCCGCTTTGAAGCAGGCCGCCGGAGCGGTTCCGGACGGGGTGCCGGACGACGTCGATCCGAACCTCTCTCTCTTCGCTTCCAGGGCCGTGTAA
- the bioD gene encoding dethiobiotin synthase — translation MQLFVTGTGTGVGKTRFTTQWVRHWRARGVSAVGLKPISAGDRDDAKELQAAAQDALSLDAINPCVFDLPLSPWVASLQPKETGRIDYDAIGASIAAARARFSHVAVEGVGGWLVPLEKKRTVADWAKELGLPVVIVGHGGLGTLNHVLLTIESVGKSGLDVAGVVLNHHLSPEGDLAARTNGAALREWTGLPVVEIAAHGALPDRGAPWLAGE, via the coding sequence GTGCAGCTCTTCGTCACGGGCACCGGCACCGGCGTGGGGAAGACCCGCTTCACCACCCAATGGGTCCGCCACTGGCGCGCCCGGGGCGTGAGCGCGGTGGGCCTCAAGCCGATCAGCGCGGGCGACCGGGACGACGCCAAAGAGCTCCAAGCCGCCGCGCAGGACGCCCTTTCCCTCGACGCGATCAATCCGTGTGTCTTCGACCTTCCGCTCTCCCCCTGGGTCGCCTCCCTCCAGCCGAAGGAAACGGGCCGGATCGACTACGACGCGATCGGCGCCTCGATCGCCGCCGCGCGGGCGCGCTTTTCCCACGTGGCGGTGGAGGGCGTGGGCGGCTGGCTGGTGCCGCTGGAAAAAAAGCGGACCGTGGCCGATTGGGCCAAGGAACTCGGCCTGCCGGTGGTCATCGTGGGCCACGGCGGCCTGGGGACGCTCAATCACGTCCTGTTGACGATCGAAAGCGTGGGGAAAAGCGGGCTGGACGTGGCGGGCGTGGTGCTGAACCACCACCTTTCGCCGGAGGGGGATCTGGCCGCGCGGACGAACGGCGCGGCGCTGCGGGAGTGGACGGGGCTGCCCGTCGTCGAAATCGCCGCGCACGGAGCGCTCCCGGACCGGGGCGCGCCATGGCTGGCGGGAGAGTGA
- a CDS encoding ferredoxin, translated as MATLTDKYAENVAGKYYVDTQCIDCDLCRETAPSNFTRQDDGGYSYVYKQPSTPEEETACKEAKEGCPVEAIGDDGA; from the coding sequence ATGGCCACGCTTACCGACAAATACGCCGAGAACGTCGCCGGCAAATACTACGTCGACACCCAGTGCATCGACTGCGACCTCTGCCGCGAGACGGCCCCCAGCAATTTCACCCGCCAGGATGACGGCGGCTACTCCTACGTCTACAAGCAGCCCTCGACCCCCGAGGAAGAGACCGCCTGCAAAGAGGCCAAGGAAGGCTGCCCCGTCGAGGCCATCGGCGACGACGGCGCCTAA